From a single Bryobacter aggregatus MPL3 genomic region:
- a CDS encoding carboxypeptidase regulatory-like domain-containing protein, with translation MKSLSILLFLSFLCVAELSAQTASGSISGTVTDAQSASLVNAKVTITDQDKRSVIEATTDASGRFSFPQLAPGNYTLHVQAPGFRRIEQKNITLNANDKLALPTFVAEIGSIDQTIEVSAQALELQTESAERGSAIVGKQLQNVAVNGRGYLALVNLAPGVVSTVNLQTAGSGGLGSISANGARTSQNNLTLDGIGNVDTGSNGGQLATISLDSVQEFKILTSNYQAEYGRSSGAQISVVTKSGSSEFHGSAYLFHRHEGLNANNWKNNRDGLQRNKYRYNDPGYTIGGPVFIPKVFNRNKDKLFFFFSQEYQKQLVPQSTRNVTMPTALERKGDFSQTVDNNGNPFPYIKDPLSSLPCNSTSIGGCFADGGVLGKIPASRLYAPGLAILNFYPLPNAQLATNKGFNFQSQVSDTQPRREDALRVDYNISSKWKMFGRFVNNTDVITTNYASFVMNGNYASPNQHIDARPARSTAFSVTTLISPTMTNEATFGVGQNKINIDGAGDGLTRKKNGLSDLPQLYPSAVQGDYLPSFAFGGSRLANSPSRNLLDAPFVNYNTTIDFIDNLSKVWNGHTIKTGIYFSRSRKDQSSFAPFNGTYNFGDLASNPLDTGYGYANAAVGVYQTFQQASQYANGMYRYTNVEGYIQDNWKVNRRLTLDYGLRLYWIQPQFDAALQTSTFLPNRFDPAKASRLWKPALNAAGQQIAVDPLTGATNPVSSVGRIITGSGNILNGVAQAGKDVSKYLMENRGIHWAPRFGFAYDLTGKQNLVLRGGGGMFYDRFQGNEVFAMLQNPPTTFSPTLFNGFLKDIDSKNALLAPPSLDAFSYDGKVATVYNFNVGIQARVPFGMVLDTSYVGSISNHLLQRLNLNAIPYGATFLPQNQDPTKVAATPNAILGNNAYNQDFLRPYQGFGNINLHQMGGTSNYNSLQVSLNKRFSKGFLFGLAYTWSKALTTASGDGSFFRIDSNNRLANYGLADFHRAQTLAVNYVYELPGISHYISSKSWLHSAIDGWQISGITVAQTGQPFDVGMSISGVGNQNLTGSYTEGARINLIGNPLTGTSQDPYKRLNAAAYTTPPVGTIGLTAPVRYLIRPGFVNYDFTLQKTFLFTERTRLQLRADAFNVFNHTQFNGINSTLNFASLTNPNPTNLPFNADGTLRDKNGFGTVSGARDPRILQLVVRFQF, from the coding sequence GTGAAATCTCTCTCTATTTTGTTGTTCCTATCGTTCCTCTGTGTAGCGGAACTCTCTGCCCAGACCGCATCCGGATCGATTTCCGGGACCGTTACCGATGCCCAAAGCGCATCGCTAGTTAATGCGAAGGTCACGATTACAGATCAGGACAAGCGGTCTGTGATCGAAGCCACTACGGATGCCAGCGGGCGCTTCTCCTTTCCGCAGCTTGCTCCCGGAAACTACACTTTGCATGTTCAGGCTCCTGGCTTCCGCCGGATTGAGCAAAAGAACATCACTCTCAACGCCAATGACAAGCTTGCGCTTCCTACCTTCGTTGCGGAGATTGGTTCCATCGATCAAACCATCGAGGTCTCCGCGCAGGCTCTCGAATTGCAGACAGAAAGCGCAGAGCGGGGTTCCGCCATTGTCGGAAAACAACTGCAAAACGTAGCGGTCAACGGCCGCGGATACTTAGCTCTCGTCAATCTTGCTCCTGGCGTGGTGAGCACCGTCAATCTCCAGACGGCAGGCAGCGGCGGCCTGGGCTCGATCTCAGCGAATGGCGCCCGCACCAGTCAGAACAATCTGACTCTGGACGGGATTGGCAATGTGGACACGGGCAGCAACGGCGGCCAACTTGCCACGATCAGCTTGGATTCCGTACAGGAGTTCAAGATTCTGACCAGCAACTACCAGGCGGAGTATGGCCGCTCCTCGGGGGCACAGATCAGCGTTGTGACGAAGAGCGGTAGTTCCGAATTTCATGGCAGTGCCTATCTCTTCCATCGTCATGAAGGGCTCAATGCGAATAACTGGAAGAACAATCGCGATGGACTTCAGCGCAACAAGTATCGCTACAACGATCCCGGATACACGATCGGCGGTCCGGTCTTTATTCCCAAGGTTTTCAACCGCAACAAGGACAAGCTGTTCTTCTTTTTCAGCCAGGAATATCAAAAGCAACTGGTTCCCCAAAGCACGCGCAATGTCACCATGCCTACGGCGCTCGAGCGGAAGGGCGACTTCTCGCAAACCGTCGACAACAATGGCAATCCCTTTCCGTATATTAAGGACCCGCTTTCCAGCCTGCCCTGCAACTCCACCTCGATTGGCGGATGCTTTGCCGATGGGGGTGTCCTCGGCAAGATTCCCGCGAGCCGCCTTTATGCTCCGGGTCTTGCCATCCTGAACTTCTATCCCCTGCCCAATGCCCAACTCGCAACAAATAAGGGCTTCAACTTCCAGTCGCAGGTTTCCGACACGCAGCCGCGCCGTGAAGATGCTCTGCGCGTCGACTACAACATCAGTTCTAAGTGGAAGATGTTTGGTCGCTTTGTGAACAACACCGACGTCATCACCACGAACTACGCCTCCTTCGTGATGAATGGCAACTACGCGAGTCCGAACCAGCACATTGACGCGCGTCCAGCGCGCAGCACCGCCTTCAGCGTCACTACGCTGATCAGTCCGACGATGACCAATGAGGCGACCTTCGGCGTCGGCCAGAACAAGATCAACATTGATGGGGCCGGCGACGGACTGACCCGTAAGAAGAACGGACTCTCCGACTTGCCTCAGCTCTATCCGAGCGCGGTGCAGGGCGACTACCTTCCCAGCTTTGCGTTTGGCGGCAGCCGTCTGGCTAATAGCCCGAGCCGGAATTTGTTGGACGCGCCCTTCGTCAACTACAACACCACCATCGACTTCATCGACAACCTCAGCAAGGTCTGGAATGGTCATACCATCAAGACCGGCATTTACTTCTCGCGCAGCCGCAAGGATCAGTCTTCCTTTGCGCCCTTCAATGGCACCTATAACTTCGGCGATCTGGCTAGCAACCCGCTTGACACCGGCTACGGCTATGCGAATGCGGCTGTCGGTGTCTATCAGACCTTCCAGCAAGCCTCGCAGTATGCAAACGGCATGTACCGCTATACCAACGTCGAAGGCTACATCCAGGACAACTGGAAGGTCAATCGCCGTCTGACCCTCGACTACGGGCTTCGTCTGTACTGGATCCAGCCGCAGTTCGACGCGGCACTGCAGACCTCCACCTTCTTGCCCAACCGTTTCGACCCAGCCAAAGCTTCGCGCTTGTGGAAGCCGGCGCTGAATGCTGCCGGACAGCAGATTGCCGTGGATCCTCTCACCGGAGCTACGAATCCAGTCTCCTCTGTCGGCCGTATCATCACCGGTTCTGGCAATATCCTCAATGGCGTCGCACAAGCAGGTAAAGATGTTTCCAAGTACCTCATGGAGAATCGCGGCATCCACTGGGCTCCTCGTTTTGGCTTTGCTTATGACCTGACGGGCAAGCAGAATCTGGTGCTTCGCGGTGGTGGCGGCATGTTCTACGATCGCTTCCAGGGCAATGAGGTGTTTGCGATGCTCCAGAATCCGCCCACGACCTTCTCCCCGACGTTATTCAACGGCTTCCTGAAGGACATCGATTCGAAGAACGCGCTGCTGGCGCCCCCTTCGCTCGATGCCTTCAGCTATGACGGCAAAGTCGCGACGGTCTACAACTTCAATGTCGGCATCCAGGCCCGGGTCCCGTTTGGGATGGTGCTCGATACTTCCTATGTCGGTTCGATCTCGAACCATCTGTTGCAGCGCCTCAATCTCAACGCGATTCCGTATGGGGCGACCTTCCTGCCTCAGAACCAAGACCCCACTAAGGTTGCGGCCACTCCGAACGCGATCCTGGGGAACAACGCCTACAATCAGGACTTCCTGCGGCCCTACCAGGGTTTCGGCAACATCAATCTGCACCAGATGGGCGGCACCTCGAACTACAATTCGCTCCAGGTCAGTTTGAACAAGCGCTTTTCCAAAGGATTCCTCTTTGGTCTGGCTTACACCTGGAGCAAGGCCCTCACCACCGCTAGCGGGGATGGCAGCTTCTTCCGCATCGACTCGAACAATCGCCTGGCGAACTATGGTCTGGCTGACTTCCACCGGGCGCAGACTCTCGCTGTGAACTACGTCTACGAACTTCCGGGGATCAGCCATTACATCTCCAGCAAGTCCTGGCTGCACTCGGCCATCGACGGCTGGCAGATTTCGGGTATCACCGTCGCCCAGACGGGCCAGCCTTTTGATGTCGGCATGAGCATCTCCGGGGTCGGCAATCAGAACTTGACGGGTTCCTATACCGAAGGCGCCCGCATCAACCTGATTGGCAATCCGCTCACCGGAACCAGCCAGGACCCCTACAAGCGTCTAAACGCCGCCGCCTACACCACCCCTCCGGTGGGTACCATTGGCCTCACCGCTCCGGTGCGCTACCTGATTCGTCCCGGCTTTGTGAACTATGACTTCACGCTGCAGAAGACTTTCCTGTTTACGGAACGGACCCGGCTGCAACTCAGGGCCGATGCTTTCAATGTCTTTAATCACACCCAGTTCAATGGCATTAACAGCACGCTGAACTTCGCCAGCCTTACAAACCCCAATCCCACGAATCTGCCCTTTAATGCAGATGGGACCTTACGGGATAAAAATGGATTCGGGACTGTCAGTGGCGCGCGCGACCCGCGCATCCTGCAACTCGTGGTCCGCTTCCAGTTTTAA
- a CDS encoding zinc-binding dehydrogenase: MKMSKAAVLQEYQKPLQICEFPLNEELQPGEALARVEMAGICGTDVHLWKGELPIPVPVILGHESAGRIAKLGAGLERDWTGQALQEGDRVVWASSIVCGECYYCRIKRTPTRCLKRKAYGISYCSNEAPHLRGGYAEWILLRAGTSIFKLPDNLPFESIVGAGCALNTALHGVERIGLEMGDTVVIQGAGPVGLAALAVAIESGAAKTVVVGGPAHRLQMALEFGADAVVSLEEFPTAAVRLEEVRRHTGEFGADVVLECVGHPSAVPEGFELCRDGGKYLVLGQYANAGNVEFNPHVITKKQLTVMGSWAFEPRHVLGAIQFLARPRWRELFAKQVTHRFSLDQASEALDTVRRLEAGKAVILP, encoded by the coding sequence ATGAAAATGTCGAAGGCTGCCGTCCTGCAGGAGTACCAGAAGCCACTACAAATCTGCGAATTCCCATTGAACGAAGAGTTGCAGCCCGGCGAGGCGCTGGCACGTGTCGAGATGGCTGGAATCTGTGGAACCGATGTCCACCTTTGGAAGGGGGAACTCCCCATCCCTGTCCCCGTCATTCTCGGCCATGAGAGTGCAGGCCGCATCGCAAAGCTGGGCGCAGGATTGGAACGGGATTGGACAGGGCAAGCCTTGCAGGAAGGCGATCGCGTGGTGTGGGCAAGCAGCATTGTTTGCGGAGAATGCTACTACTGCAGGATCAAGCGGACCCCCACTCGCTGCTTGAAGCGGAAGGCCTATGGAATCTCCTATTGCTCCAACGAGGCGCCTCATCTCCGCGGTGGCTATGCAGAATGGATTCTGCTACGCGCAGGAACTTCGATCTTCAAGCTTCCCGACAATTTGCCCTTTGAATCGATCGTCGGAGCTGGTTGTGCGCTGAATACGGCCCTCCATGGCGTAGAACGGATTGGATTGGAGATGGGCGACACCGTCGTCATCCAAGGAGCCGGACCCGTTGGACTGGCCGCGCTAGCGGTCGCAATCGAAAGCGGGGCAGCCAAAACGGTGGTCGTCGGGGGCCCGGCCCATCGCTTGCAGATGGCGCTGGAGTTCGGGGCGGATGCGGTAGTGAGCCTCGAAGAATTTCCAACCGCCGCCGTGCGGCTCGAGGAAGTCCGGCGGCATACCGGCGAGTTTGGCGCAGATGTTGTCCTCGAATGCGTCGGGCATCCGAGCGCGGTGCCCGAGGGGTTTGAGCTTTGCCGGGATGGCGGAAAGTATCTTGTGCTTGGGCAATATGCCAATGCGGGAAATGTCGAATTCAACCCTCACGTGATCACCAAGAAGCAGTTGACCGTGATGGGAAGTTGGGCATTTGAGCCCCGTCATGTCCTCGGTGCGATTCAATTTTTAGCACGGCCGCGCTGGAGGGAATTGTTCGCCAAGCAGGTGACCCATCGCTTTTCGCTCGACCAGGCCAGTGAAGCACTGGATACCGTACGGCGCCTCGAAGCAGGGAAAGCGGTGATTCTCCCTTAG
- a CDS encoding DEAD/DEAH box helicase — translation MHCSALEGRLFLWTDGETEEFREALKNIGLGKAHLETAYVSIPDAEGRILPTQKSVLPLGVETWRRLWVDWLQPREGLGESAVYWANATLLAWHLMERGAHVPTVLKSRDGLEGRWAARWMGEEYQSFQAMVDRMPDSARALSLKADLLPRSDRATLLNQVVSSVIDTQARRVASSLGQRFPASTIYSKWQSALSHPSALLQGDSGTLERFHQGILGWQQSLDLESRFGYRLAFAVEEPKNESRDGWTIVPLVEDLLDPNVKIEIGRVEEVEMRGGEKAAEAAWRCFEQASVLYPALVSFEDGDGLYLPGERVIDFLSRFAPLLEQSGFHILKPGWWTEGDGLRVAVTGELHSDSAAVDSTNAMSSKVRLDWAALLGDQPVTIEELNELAKHAGEMQQVGGKWMRIDPVSVREAVKFLKGGVKKELSARDALREVLGMGSAGRGLEIREIRTEGWIGDLLQRLREPGEIKELEMPAGLKGELRPYQRRGFSWLNFVTGFGLGACLADDMGLGKSLQLLALLALRRGSGRPTLLICPTSVIGNWEREAAKFFPSLQLMVHHGAARAKGPTFVRAAKRHDLVLSSYSLVHRDIEILKQVPWDGVVLDEAQNIKNFETKQAKAARQIESSYRVALTGTPVENHVGDLYSLMDFLNPGLLGSERDFQQRFFKPIQNHHNERAAKQLKGLTAPFVLRRLKTDKSIISDLPEKMEMKTYCKLTKEQAKLYADVVSGCFGEMDGKSSMERRGLILATISRLKQVCNHPAQILKERTDLAGRSGKLSRLTEMLEEVREAGEKALIFTQFAEMGEILALHCEQVFGKTVSFLHGGTRRLDREKMIADFSKPEGASLFVLSLKAGGTGLNLVAANHVFHFDRWWNPAVENQATDRAFRIGQNKTVQVHKFVCMGTLEERIDQMVEEKKALVSKVVEAGEVWLTELSNQELRELFSLSREAWED, via the coding sequence TTGCATTGTTCTGCGCTCGAAGGGCGCTTGTTTTTATGGACCGATGGCGAGACGGAAGAGTTCCGCGAAGCGCTGAAAAACATCGGCTTGGGGAAGGCTCACCTCGAAACCGCTTATGTGTCCATTCCGGACGCAGAGGGGCGTATTCTGCCCACGCAGAAGAGTGTTCTCCCGTTGGGGGTGGAAACTTGGCGGCGGCTGTGGGTCGACTGGCTGCAACCCCGCGAAGGGCTGGGCGAAAGCGCAGTCTACTGGGCCAACGCAACGCTTCTCGCCTGGCATTTGATGGAGAGAGGGGCGCATGTGCCAACAGTTCTCAAGAGCCGCGATGGGCTGGAGGGACGTTGGGCGGCACGCTGGATGGGCGAGGAGTACCAGAGCTTCCAAGCCATGGTCGACAGAATGCCCGATTCGGCCCGTGCCCTGTCTCTCAAAGCCGATCTCCTTCCTCGCAGCGACCGGGCCACACTACTCAATCAGGTGGTGAGCAGTGTCATCGACACGCAGGCTCGCCGGGTAGCCAGTAGCCTGGGCCAGCGTTTTCCCGCTTCCACGATCTATAGCAAATGGCAATCGGCACTCAGCCACCCCAGCGCCTTGCTGCAAGGAGATTCCGGCACTCTCGAGCGCTTCCACCAGGGGATTCTGGGCTGGCAGCAGAGTTTGGATCTCGAGAGCCGTTTTGGATACCGGCTCGCCTTTGCAGTAGAAGAACCAAAGAACGAAAGCCGCGATGGCTGGACGATCGTTCCCCTCGTGGAGGATCTGCTCGACCCCAACGTCAAAATTGAAATTGGACGCGTGGAAGAAGTAGAGATGCGCGGAGGCGAAAAGGCTGCAGAAGCTGCCTGGCGTTGCTTCGAGCAGGCCTCCGTCCTCTACCCCGCCCTGGTTAGCTTTGAGGACGGCGACGGACTCTATCTGCCCGGCGAAAGAGTCATCGATTTCCTCTCCCGTTTTGCCCCGCTGCTCGAGCAGTCGGGCTTCCACATCCTGAAGCCGGGCTGGTGGACCGAAGGCGATGGCCTGCGTGTTGCCGTCACCGGCGAATTGCATTCGGACAGCGCAGCGGTGGACAGCACCAATGCGATGAGTTCGAAGGTGCGCCTCGATTGGGCGGCACTGCTTGGCGACCAACCCGTCACGATCGAAGAACTCAACGAATTGGCCAAACACGCTGGTGAAATGCAGCAGGTGGGTGGCAAGTGGATGCGCATTGACCCGGTCAGCGTCCGCGAGGCCGTGAAGTTCCTCAAGGGAGGCGTCAAGAAGGAACTCAGTGCCCGCGACGCGCTCCGGGAAGTACTGGGCATGGGGTCCGCCGGACGTGGACTCGAGATCCGGGAAATCCGTACGGAAGGCTGGATCGGAGACTTGCTGCAGCGGCTGCGTGAGCCCGGCGAGATCAAAGAACTCGAGATGCCCGCCGGACTGAAAGGCGAACTGCGCCCTTACCAGCGGCGCGGCTTCTCCTGGCTGAACTTTGTGACCGGCTTCGGGCTGGGAGCCTGTCTGGCCGACGACATGGGCCTCGGCAAGTCGCTCCAACTGCTGGCGTTGCTGGCATTGCGGCGAGGAAGTGGCAGGCCGACGCTCCTCATCTGCCCCACTTCGGTCATCGGCAACTGGGAACGTGAAGCAGCAAAGTTCTTCCCTTCTCTGCAACTGATGGTGCATCACGGTGCGGCGCGAGCCAAAGGCCCAACCTTTGTGCGCGCCGCCAAACGGCACGATCTGGTCCTGAGTAGCTATAGCCTTGTGCATCGCGACATCGAAATTCTAAAGCAAGTGCCGTGGGATGGCGTGGTGCTGGATGAAGCGCAGAACATCAAGAATTTCGAGACCAAACAAGCCAAAGCAGCGCGTCAGATCGAGAGTTCTTACCGCGTGGCGCTGACAGGCACTCCAGTCGAGAATCATGTTGGAGACCTGTACTCGCTGATGGACTTCCTCAATCCCGGCCTGCTTGGCAGTGAACGGGACTTCCAGCAACGCTTCTTCAAGCCAATCCAGAATCATCACAATGAACGAGCGGCTAAACAGCTGAAGGGGTTGACCGCGCCCTTTGTACTCCGCCGCCTCAAAACAGATAAATCCATCATCTCGGACCTGCCCGAAAAGATGGAAATGAAGACCTACTGCAAGCTCACCAAGGAGCAAGCCAAGCTGTATGCGGACGTCGTCAGCGGCTGTTTTGGCGAAATGGATGGCAAGTCGTCCATGGAGCGCCGTGGCTTGATTCTTGCCACCATCTCGAGACTGAAGCAGGTTTGCAATCACCCCGCTCAAATCTTGAAAGAGCGTACCGACCTGGCCGGACGCAGCGGCAAGCTGAGCCGGCTCACCGAAATGCTCGAAGAGGTGCGCGAAGCCGGCGAAAAGGCGCTGATCTTCACGCAGTTCGCCGAGATGGGAGAGATTCTGGCTCTCCATTGCGAACAGGTATTTGGAAAGACGGTCTCGTTTCTGCATGGCGGCACCCGGCGTCTCGATCGGGAAAAGATGATTGCCGACTTCTCCAAGCCGGAAGGTGCAAGCCTGTTCGTGTTGTCACTCAAGGCAGGCGGTACGGGCCTGAACCTGGTGGCCGCCAATCATGTGTTTCATTTCGATCGCTGGTGGAATCCGGCCGTGGAGAATCAGGCGACCGATCGCGCTTTCCGCATCGGACAAAATAAGACGGTACAGGTACACAAGTTCGTTTGCATGGGAACGCTGGAGGAGCGGATCGATCAGATGGTGGAGGAGAAAAAGGCCTTGGTCAGCAAGGTAGTGGAAGCAGGCGAGGTCTGGCTGACCGAGCTGTCCAATCAGGAACTGCGCGAATTGTTCTCCCTCTCGCGTGAGGCGTGGGAAGACTAG
- a CDS encoding SWIM zinc finger family protein: MRLRGKAAAGPAVPVGDRWIEWIEAFPMGPERHSKGKAYAENGAVLNLESTHGVVEGSVLGSRPEPYQVSLEFAPVDRDRWAELWRIAAPEDLKAFQKGLLTAGMERSFEDAGIKIFPERYKDVKPNCDCPDWMRPCKHALAVLRVLGVEIARNPLVLTKLRGDASESTETPEVLPVEDGEALRADPAAFWGSGAEWQTLQDQWLVGGTGWRLLKRLGPVAVYGVRMDPDVMFKPVYDGVAAEAAVLMEQVKGKMQR, encoded by the coding sequence GTGCGGCTCCGAGGCAAAGCGGCGGCAGGCCCTGCAGTACCCGTTGGCGATCGTTGGATCGAATGGATCGAAGCGTTTCCGATGGGTCCGGAGCGCCATTCCAAAGGCAAGGCGTATGCCGAGAATGGAGCCGTTCTCAATCTCGAATCGACCCATGGCGTCGTCGAAGGTTCGGTCCTGGGCTCCCGGCCGGAGCCCTATCAGGTCAGTCTGGAATTCGCACCGGTCGATCGTGACCGCTGGGCAGAGCTGTGGAGGATTGCAGCCCCCGAAGACTTGAAGGCTTTTCAAAAAGGATTGCTCACTGCGGGCATGGAGCGCTCTTTTGAAGACGCCGGAATCAAGATCTTTCCGGAGCGCTACAAGGACGTGAAGCCGAATTGCGACTGCCCAGACTGGATGCGCCCCTGCAAGCACGCGCTGGCGGTGCTGCGCGTTCTGGGCGTGGAGATCGCCAGAAATCCGCTGGTTCTCACCAAGCTCCGTGGCGATGCCTCGGAGAGCACCGAAACCCCGGAAGTGTTGCCCGTTGAGGACGGCGAAGCATTACGCGCAGATCCTGCTGCATTTTGGGGCAGCGGCGCCGAATGGCAAACCCTACAGGACCAGTGGCTGGTGGGGGGCACAGGGTGGAGACTCCTCAAGCGATTGGGGCCGGTGGCAGTATATGGTGTGAGGATGGACCCCGATGTGATGTTCAAACCCGTCTATGACGGCGTCGCAGCCGAGGCCGCCGTATTGATGGAGCAGGTGAAAGGAAAGATGCAGAGATGA
- a CDS encoding SGNH/GDSL hydrolase family protein, translated as MMKPLLGWIVVGCLGFAQEAPDPAKVQAELARAQKTLLDWQNIGRYKQDNAKLGAPKAGEKRVVFLGDSITDAWGRRGGKFWPDLPYVNRGISGQTTPQMLIRFRPDVIDLGAKMVVILAGTNDLAGNTGPMTLEEIEGNLQSMAELAVANKIKVVMSSVMPVCDYHRPQTSRRPPEKIIALNEWIKAYCAKNKHVYLDYYSAMLDDAKMLRKELTADGLHPNPAGYAIMEPLAEKAIAEAWKKR; from the coding sequence ATGATGAAGCCGTTGTTGGGATGGATTGTGGTGGGATGCTTGGGATTCGCGCAAGAGGCGCCAGATCCAGCCAAGGTACAGGCAGAATTGGCACGGGCGCAAAAGACGCTTCTCGATTGGCAGAATATCGGACGCTATAAGCAGGACAACGCAAAGCTGGGTGCGCCCAAGGCGGGCGAGAAGCGTGTTGTTTTTCTAGGAGATTCGATTACCGATGCCTGGGGCCGCCGCGGCGGGAAGTTCTGGCCCGATCTCCCTTATGTCAATCGTGGCATCAGCGGACAGACGACACCGCAAATGTTGATTCGATTCCGTCCCGACGTGATCGATCTGGGCGCCAAGATGGTGGTGATTCTGGCAGGCACCAACGACCTTGCCGGCAACACCGGGCCGATGACGCTGGAAGAGATCGAAGGCAACCTGCAATCGATGGCAGAACTGGCCGTTGCCAACAAAATCAAGGTAGTCATGTCGAGCGTGATGCCGGTCTGTGACTATCACCGCCCCCAAACCTCCCGCCGTCCCCCGGAGAAAATCATTGCGCTGAACGAATGGATCAAGGCCTATTGCGCCAAGAACAAGCACGTCTATCTCGACTACTACTCCGCAATGCTCGACGACGCGAAGATGCTGCGTAAAGAGCTCACCGCCGATGGCCTCCACCCGAATCCTGCCGGCTACGCCATCATGGAACCGCTCGCGGAAAAGGCCATTGCCGAGGCCTGGAAGAAACGCTAG
- a CDS encoding FAD-dependent oxidoreductase — MRESGTKSLWVGDGTPRPTAPLHKHLSTQVCIIGAGIGGLSTAYLLAKEGIEVVVLEARQAGEGETLRTTAHLSSALDDGFAELERLHGAEGVKLAYQSHVDAIDEIERIISAEGIECGFTRLDGFLCFPVLDAEGLFDKEVQAAMKAGVSFEARNQAPESWGNIGPAMRFPRQAQFNPAAYLQGLVQAIENLGGKIFTGTRVTKFSSDSRTATSDQGFQVRAAEMVVATDSPIVDRLKIHTKQAAYRSYAIALEIPAGAIEPALYWDTETPYHYVRLDESGKILIVGGEDHKTGQDNDPAARFVSLTAWARRKFPMAGALIAQWSGQVMEPVDGLAFLGRNPGDDHLYVITGDSGHGMTHGTLGGMIIRDLMMGKTDGYLRLYDPARTNLSAAAKYLQENANVAAQFVDWVRSGDLQSEDDLTPGEGGVLLVGLNKLALYRDNHGKIVTRTAVCPHLGCIVNWNNVEKSWDCPCHGSRFDTDGQVLNGPSLSELKTADTDLPPIEPTMIGTPL; from the coding sequence ATGCGAGAATCCGGGACGAAATCTCTGTGGGTTGGGGACGGCACGCCCCGCCCCACAGCGCCGTTGCACAAGCACCTGAGCACACAGGTTTGTATTATTGGTGCGGGCATTGGAGGGTTGAGCACCGCTTATCTGCTGGCCAAAGAGGGCATTGAGGTGGTGGTGCTCGAGGCGCGTCAGGCCGGAGAGGGCGAAACCTTGCGGACGACGGCGCACCTGTCCAGCGCTCTCGATGATGGCTTTGCCGAACTGGAAAGACTCCACGGCGCAGAGGGCGTCAAGCTGGCCTACCAGAGCCATGTGGATGCAATCGATGAGATCGAGAGGATCATCAGCGCCGAAGGCATTGAGTGCGGCTTCACCAGACTGGATGGCTTCCTCTGCTTCCCTGTTCTCGATGCAGAGGGATTGTTTGACAAAGAAGTCCAGGCCGCAATGAAGGCGGGTGTCAGCTTTGAGGCCAGGAATCAAGCTCCGGAATCCTGGGGCAATATTGGTCCGGCGATGCGCTTCCCGCGCCAGGCCCAGTTCAATCCGGCAGCTTACTTGCAGGGCTTGGTCCAAGCGATTGAGAATCTGGGCGGCAAGATTTTCACGGGAACCCGGGTGACCAAGTTCAGCAGTGACAGCCGGACAGCCACCAGCGATCAAGGGTTCCAGGTGCGAGCCGCAGAGATGGTGGTGGCCACCGATTCGCCCATTGTCGATCGCCTCAAGATTCACACCAAGCAGGCCGCCTATCGCAGCTATGCGATTGCATTGGAGATTCCGGCAGGAGCCATCGAGCCGGCGCTCTACTGGGATACCGAGACTCCCTATCACTACGTTCGCCTGGATGAGAGCGGCAAGATCCTGATCGTTGGTGGAGAAGACCATAAGACCGGCCAGGACAATGACCCAGCCGCGCGTTTTGTTTCGCTCACGGCCTGGGCCCGCCGCAAGTTTCCGATGGCCGGAGCCCTCATCGCCCAGTGGTCTGGACAAGTGATGGAGCCCGTCGATGGGCTCGCCTTTCTGGGCCGCAATCCGGGCGACGACCACCTCTATGTGATTACAGGCGACTCCGGACACGGCATGACACACGGCACCCTGGGTGGCATGATCATCCGGGATCTCATGATGGGAAAGACAGACGGCTATCTGCGCCTCTATGACCCGGCCCGCACGAACCTCTCCGCTGCCGCAAAGTACCTCCAGGAGAATGCGAACGTCGCCGCACAGTTTGTAGATTGGGTTCGTTCCGGCGATTTGCAGAGCGAAGACGATCTGACACCAGGCGAAGGCGGCGTCCTGTTGGTGGGGCTGAACAAGTTGGCCCTCTATCGGGACAATCACGGCAAGATTGTGACCAGGACAGCCGTATGCCCGCACCTCGGTTGTATTGTGAACTGGAACAATGTTGAGAAGTCCTGGGATTGCCCTTGCCATGGCTCGCGATTTGATACCGATGGCCAAGTCCTGAATGGACCGTCCCTGAGCGAGCTGAAAACAGCGGACACGGATCTGCCCCCGATCGAACCCACCATGATCGGAACACCCTTATAG